From Planctomycetia bacterium, one genomic window encodes:
- a CDS encoding Dabb family protein, with translation MIGKPAPAEDRAGSKPATAKDDAVTTPAARLRHVVFFKFKAGTTPEKLKEITDAFAELPTKIDAIRDFEWGTDVSVENLSKGFTHCFFVTFDDEKGRDAYLPHPAHKAFVDIVKPCLEDVCVVDYRETRPKPATAKESK, from the coding sequence ATGATCGGTAAGCCCGCTCCGGCGGAAGATCGGGCCGGCTCGAAGCCCGCGACGGCGAAGGATGATGCAGTGACTACGCCGGCCGCGCGGCTGCGGCATGTCGTGTTCTTTAAGTTCAAAGCCGGCACGACCCCCGAGAAGCTCAAGGAAATCACCGACGCGTTCGCCGAGTTGCCGACGAAGATCGACGCGATTCGCGACTTCGAGTGGGGGACCGACGTCAGCGTCGAGAACCTCTCGAAAGGGTTTACGCACTGCTTCTTCGTCACCTTCGACGACGAAAAAGGTCGCGATGCCTACTTGCCGCACCCGGCGCATAAGGCGTTCGTCGATATCGTGAAGCCGTGCCTCGAGGATGTGTGCGTGGTCGACTACCGCGAGACACGTCCGAAGCCGGCTACCGCGAAAGAAAGCAAATAG
- the proC gene encoding pyrroline-5-carboxylate reductase has protein sequence MTSPRLGFVGAGKMAGALARGFIEAGLATAESIAAYDPVAAAGEAFTKNTGAKLVGSNRAVAGEAEVLFLAVKPQQMPAVYQELREAAAGKLVVSIAAGVTLAALAAGLGPKARYIRVMPNTPALVGRGASAYALGPGATADDAALVDRLLNAVGRAYRLDEKLLDAVTGLSGSGPAFVYVIIEALSDGGVRMGLPRDIATGLAAQTVLGAAAMVLETGEHPGVLKDQVTSPGGTTIAGLQALEQGAVRGDLIAAVEAATRRAMELGKSS, from the coding sequence ATGACTTCCCCACGCCTTGGTTTCGTCGGTGCCGGCAAGATGGCCGGAGCCTTAGCGCGCGGGTTCATCGAAGCCGGCTTGGCGACCGCGGAATCGATCGCCGCTTACGATCCGGTCGCTGCCGCGGGGGAAGCGTTTACGAAGAACACCGGCGCGAAGCTCGTCGGTTCGAACCGCGCCGTTGCCGGCGAGGCCGAAGTGTTGTTCCTCGCCGTGAAGCCGCAGCAGATGCCTGCCGTGTATCAAGAACTACGTGAGGCCGCGGCCGGCAAGCTCGTCGTGTCGATCGCCGCCGGCGTGACTCTCGCAGCCCTCGCGGCAGGGCTCGGCCCGAAGGCCCGCTATATAAGGGTCATGCCGAACACGCCGGCCCTCGTCGGCCGCGGAGCTTCCGCTTACGCGCTCGGTCCCGGTGCCACGGCCGACGATGCCGCCCTCGTCGATCGGTTGCTCAACGCCGTCGGGCGAGCGTACCGGCTCGACGAAAAATTGCTCGATGCCGTCACGGGGCTTTCCGGCTCCGGCCCGGCGTTCGTCTATGTCATCATCGAGGCTCTGAGCGACGGGGGAGTGCGCATGGGTTTGCCGCGCGACATCGCCACCGGCCTCGCCGCGCAGACCGTGCTCGGGGCCGCCGCGATGGTCCTCGAAACGGGCGAGCATCCCGGCGTGTTGAAAGACCAAGTAACGAGCCCCGGCGGGACGACGATCGCCGGCCTCCAGGCATTGGAGCAAGGAGCCGTACGAGGCGATCTGATCGCGGCGGTCGAAGCGGCGACGCGACGCGCGATGGAACTCGGTAAGAGCTCTTAG
- a CDS encoding class I SAM-dependent methyltransferase has translation MAPKAASDTETPDASPSFREAQTAQYLTAGDEAYREVEGRWRTYRRKGAQVADAARAALPQADDAAVEVGCGGGILTQLVAEALPERRIVGTDFSPVMLEQARRRCAARPRVEFRVQDVYQPFPQAEEFAFGFGCDILHHLDDPSAAMSNLLRALRPGGRMLFLESNPRNPVLWLRVRNRPEEQRVFLNCETTLAEWARNAGFTDVKVSLLPFHLPNGPRMLEPFMNFLEDRVLHALPPLRHRAALFALSATRPA, from the coding sequence ATGGCTCCGAAAGCAGCGAGCGATACCGAAACACCGGACGCGTCCCCCTCGTTTCGCGAAGCGCAGACCGCCCAGTATCTAACGGCCGGCGACGAAGCCTATCGCGAAGTCGAAGGGCGCTGGCGGACCTATCGCCGCAAGGGAGCTCAGGTGGCCGACGCGGCGCGCGCGGCGCTGCCCCAGGCCGACGATGCCGCGGTCGAAGTCGGCTGCGGCGGCGGGATCCTCACGCAACTCGTCGCCGAGGCCCTGCCCGAGCGGCGGATCGTCGGCACCGATTTCAGCCCCGTCATGCTCGAACAAGCCCGACGGAGGTGCGCCGCACGGCCGCGGGTCGAGTTTCGAGTGCAAGACGTCTACCAACCGTTTCCACAGGCCGAGGAGTTTGCATTCGGCTTCGGTTGCGACATCCTGCATCATCTCGACGATCCTTCCGCGGCCATGAGCAACTTGTTGCGCGCTCTGCGCCCCGGCGGAAGGATGCTGTTTCTGGAATCCAACCCGCGCAATCCGGTGCTTTGGCTGCGCGTGCGCAATCGTCCTGAAGAGCAACGGGTATTCTTAAACTGCGAAACCACGCTGGCCGAGTGGGCGCGCAACGCCGGCTTCACCGACGTCAAGGTAAGTCTCTTACCGTTTCATCTTCCGAACGGCCCGCGCATGCTCGAACCGTTCATGAACTTTCTCGAAGACCGAGTGCTGCACGCGCTGCCGCCGCTGCGCCACCGAGCGGCGCTGTTCGCGCTCAGCGCAACCCGGCCGGCATGA
- a CDS encoding VWA domain-containing protein, whose translation MGIDSLTAHASSDTAPLTEELAVEERPIVGRGIVWSIAAGGSSMVVHLALLLILGLIVNVAPPLCPHACPFAVMEDLPDPIEIIEKLTESIVPATQITTTGPDSLPRHLDHYGNNNPRLLSAGPKLNSAEQPQRSATTPIEVGVNNIYAMSRDAFVQTVPFGTPGSTQSAPSYTDAMDRMTQEILNKLAKSKVLLVWVFDQSESMQDDRAEITARIDRVYVELGLSAAVKNDALLTAVTSYGANVAMHTPQPTSNTEQIMAAIQAVPNDPSGEEKMCRAVTFSIDQHQRLAQQQNRQLMCILVTDESGDQTSNFSDLERTIETATVAKCPIYVLGREAVFGYPYAHIRWTDPETKYGCWIRIDRGPESPFPEQLQVDGFQRRYDAHPSGFGPYEQSRMARQTGGVFFMLPSPEANLVRREVRDYDPDSLRTYMPDLSSREAYAAERDKHPLRAMLWKVITDLNPYDKQREALIQVRLHGWPIERAAYAHEAEANIKKATTLIQYFAQAQQALEGVAHQRDRDPSIRWRANFDVAYAQTLAYQARLHDYIAYVGAFVRNPKAIKNELGESRQTNAWNAAFVQRTLANDPQTTALRERSALLYRKIVQDHAGTPWGARAEYELTRPFGIEFRESHEDPRGKSVKVPHQ comes from the coding sequence ATGGGCATCGATTCTTTGACAGCGCACGCCTCCTCGGATACTGCACCTCTGACGGAAGAACTCGCGGTCGAAGAGCGTCCGATCGTCGGTCGCGGCATCGTCTGGAGCATCGCCGCCGGCGGCAGCAGCATGGTCGTGCATCTCGCCCTGCTGCTCATCCTCGGGCTGATCGTCAACGTCGCTCCTCCGCTATGTCCGCACGCCTGCCCCTTCGCCGTGATGGAAGATCTGCCCGATCCGATCGAGATCATCGAAAAACTGACGGAGTCGATCGTCCCCGCAACGCAGATCACGACCACGGGACCAGACTCTTTACCGCGGCATCTCGATCATTACGGCAACAACAATCCCCGCTTGCTTTCCGCCGGCCCCAAACTGAATTCTGCGGAGCAGCCGCAACGCAGCGCGACGACTCCCATCGAAGTCGGCGTCAACAACATCTATGCCATGTCGCGCGATGCGTTCGTCCAAACGGTGCCGTTCGGCACTCCCGGCAGTACGCAAAGCGCGCCGAGCTACACCGACGCGATGGACCGGATGACGCAGGAAATTCTCAACAAGCTCGCCAAGAGCAAGGTGCTCCTCGTGTGGGTCTTCGATCAATCCGAAAGCATGCAAGACGATCGAGCCGAGATCACGGCCCGCATCGATCGGGTTTACGTCGAGCTCGGGCTCTCGGCAGCCGTCAAGAACGACGCCCTGCTCACGGCCGTCACGAGCTACGGCGCGAACGTCGCCATGCACACGCCGCAGCCGACCTCGAACACCGAGCAGATCATGGCCGCGATTCAGGCCGTGCCGAACGACCCTTCGGGCGAAGAAAAGATGTGTCGTGCGGTCACGTTTTCGATCGACCAACATCAGCGTCTCGCACAGCAACAAAATCGGCAATTGATGTGCATCCTCGTTACCGACGAAAGCGGCGATCAGACTTCGAACTTCTCCGACCTCGAACGAACGATCGAAACCGCGACCGTCGCGAAGTGTCCGATCTACGTGCTCGGGCGCGAAGCGGTGTTCGGATATCCGTACGCGCACATTCGGTGGACCGATCCCGAAACGAAGTACGGCTGTTGGATCCGCATAGATCGGGGGCCGGAGAGTCCGTTTCCCGAACAGCTTCAAGTCGACGGCTTCCAGCGGCGCTACGATGCCCATCCGTCCGGCTTCGGGCCGTACGAGCAATCGCGCATGGCGCGGCAAACCGGCGGCGTCTTCTTCATGCTGCCGAGCCCCGAAGCGAATCTCGTCCGCCGCGAGGTGCGCGACTACGATCCCGACTCGCTGCGCACCTACATGCCCGACTTAAGCTCGCGCGAGGCTTATGCCGCCGAGCGCGACAAGCATCCGCTGCGGGCCATGCTCTGGAAAGTCATTACCGACTTGAACCCTTACGACAAGCAGCGCGAGGCCTTGATTCAAGTTCGGCTGCATGGCTGGCCGATCGAGCGCGCCGCGTATGCTCATGAAGCCGAAGCAAACATCAAGAAAGCGACGACGCTGATTCAATACTTCGCACAAGCGCAACAAGCGCTCGAAGGGGTCGCCCACCAGCGGGACCGCGACCCCAGCATTCGCTGGCGCGCGAACTTCGACGTCGCTTACGCACAGACGCTCGCCTATCAGGCCCGACTCCACGACTACATCGCTTATGTCGGCGCATTCGTGCGCAATCCTAAAGCGATCAAGAACGAGCTCGGCGAGAGCCGGCAGACCAACGCCTGGAATGCCGCGTTCGTACAGCGCACTCTCGCCAACGATCCGCAGACGACCGCGCTCCGCGAGCGTTCGGCCCTGCTCTATCGCAAGATCGTTCAAGACCACGCCGGCACTCCGTGGGGAGCGCGTGCCGAATATGAACTCACGCGGCCGTTCGGCATCGAGTTTCGCGAAAGCCATGAAGACCCGCGCGGCAAGTCGGTGAAAGTCCCCCATCAGTAA
- a CDS encoding MFS transporter, translating into MRRAIFFSYVAAMIWSIGNALTSGMLIVFLAQELGAGGKQLSYLQAAPALLGLLRLFTPVAIPALGGTKRTCLLLSTVAYLLLFAVPAIVSVGRHEIDRSAALAALIGLLCVHQLLEQVATVALWTWLADLIPRRIRGRYFARRNMLQLAVIIPTLLLSGELADRATTADRSQTATLYGALVACGAVVLLISLLPLLAMPAARPKQLAPTAAHLPRFAFRALFASLYDPASRRLLFYGCWFSFFNGLFAIAQNILPKGVLGLGLAPMNRMQTVMRLGQIGISAWAGPWSDRHGNRPVLVLCQLAVGAAPLFYFIASPAQPYWLYGAWLLWSAYAGINICLPNLTMRLAGPEQRAAHLSAYHALTSLFLVVGTLAGGYLFDRLGRETFSLFGWSLDKFHLFFLAAFIMRSAGAAIVATVPEPGADAWSKLIARRETPDASR; encoded by the coding sequence GTGCGGCGAGCCATCTTCTTCAGCTACGTCGCCGCGATGATTTGGTCGATCGGCAACGCGCTGACCAGCGGCATGCTCATCGTATTTCTCGCGCAAGAACTCGGGGCCGGCGGCAAGCAACTCAGCTACCTCCAAGCCGCCCCGGCCCTCTTGGGCCTGCTTCGCTTGTTCACCCCGGTCGCGATCCCGGCGCTCGGCGGCACCAAGCGCACTTGCTTGCTCTTGAGCACCGTCGCATACCTGCTGCTCTTCGCGGTGCCGGCGATCGTGAGCGTCGGCCGACACGAGATCGATCGTAGTGCCGCACTCGCGGCGCTGATCGGGCTGCTTTGCGTTCATCAGTTGTTGGAGCAAGTCGCGACGGTCGCCCTGTGGACATGGCTGGCCGATCTCATTCCGCGCCGCATCCGGGGCCGCTATTTCGCCCGTCGCAACATGCTGCAACTGGCGGTCATCATCCCCACGCTGCTTCTCTCCGGCGAACTTGCCGATCGGGCCACGACGGCCGATCGCAGCCAAACGGCCACGCTCTACGGAGCGCTCGTCGCCTGCGGCGCGGTCGTGCTCTTAATCTCTCTTTTGCCTCTCCTGGCGATGCCTGCCGCGCGTCCCAAGCAGCTCGCGCCGACGGCGGCGCATCTCCCGCGCTTCGCATTCCGCGCGTTGTTCGCCTCACTCTACGATCCCGCCTCGCGGCGATTGCTGTTCTACGGCTGTTGGTTTTCGTTCTTCAACGGGCTCTTCGCTATCGCTCAAAACATTCTTCCCAAAGGAGTGCTCGGGCTCGGGCTGGCGCCGATGAATCGCATGCAAACGGTCATGCGCCTCGGACAGATCGGCATCAGCGCGTGGGCCGGCCCTTGGAGCGATCGACACGGTAACCGACCGGTATTAGTGTTGTGCCAACTCGCGGTCGGCGCGGCTCCGCTCTTTTACTTCATCGCTTCTCCCGCGCAGCCCTATTGGCTCTACGGGGCATGGTTGTTGTGGTCGGCTTATGCGGGCATCAACATTTGTTTGCCGAACCTTACCATGCGGCTCGCCGGGCCCGAGCAACGTGCCGCACACCTCTCCGCTTACCACGCGCTGACGAGTCTCTTTCTCGTCGTCGGAACGCTCGCAGGAGGGTATCTGTTCGATCGTCTCGGTCGCGAGACTTTCTCCCTCTTCGGTTGGTCGCTGGATAAGTTTCACCTCTTCTTCTTGGCGGCGTTCATCATGCGTTCCGCGGGTGCGGCAATCGTCGCGACGGTGCCGGAACCGGGCGCCGACGCGTGGAGCAAACTCATCGCTCGCCGAGAAACGCCCGACGCTTCGCGTTGA
- a CDS encoding MoxR family ATPase, protein MTIADTIQDRAQSFLRDYRAVREQLKRVIVGHDEVVDGVLTCLCVGGHCLLEGVPGLGKTLLVRTLSQALRLQFSRIQFTPDLMPADILGTNMFVESEDGRRAFEFRRGPIFTQVLLADEINRATPKTQSALLETMQEGSATIGGTTFRMEPPFFVLATQNPIEQEGTYPLPEAQLDRFFFKVLAGYPTREELNTVLDRTTRSVHDEAEPVIDGPRILEMQRLVREVVIAPHVQDYAVRLILATHPQGPHAAEGANKWLRFGAGPRGAQALVLGAKVKALLNERFNVSYDDLRSVVLPALRHRILLNFEAQAENVEPDAVLKELLEKVPRQKEA, encoded by the coding sequence ATGACGATCGCCGACACGATTCAGGACCGAGCCCAAAGCTTCTTGCGCGACTATCGTGCGGTGCGTGAACAGTTGAAGCGCGTGATCGTCGGACACGATGAAGTCGTCGACGGCGTGTTGACATGCTTATGCGTCGGCGGGCATTGCCTGCTCGAAGGAGTGCCGGGGCTCGGCAAGACGCTGCTCGTGCGGACGTTGTCGCAAGCGTTGCGATTGCAGTTTTCGCGAATTCAATTCACGCCCGACTTGATGCCCGCCGACATTCTCGGCACGAATATGTTCGTCGAATCGGAAGACGGCCGACGGGCCTTCGAGTTTCGTCGCGGCCCGATCTTCACGCAGGTGCTCTTGGCCGATGAAATCAATCGGGCCACGCCGAAGACGCAATCGGCCCTGCTCGAAACGATGCAAGAAGGTTCGGCGACGATCGGCGGCACGACCTTCCGCATGGAGCCGCCGTTCTTCGTATTGGCGACGCAGAACCCGATCGAGCAAGAAGGGACCTATCCGCTTCCCGAAGCACAGCTCGACCGGTTTTTCTTCAAGGTGCTGGCCGGCTACCCGACGCGGGAAGAGCTCAACACGGTTCTCGATCGCACGACCCGTTCGGTACACGACGAAGCGGAACCGGTGATCGACGGCCCGCGCATTCTGGAGATGCAGCGGCTCGTGCGCGAAGTCGTGATCGCGCCGCATGTGCAAGACTACGCCGTACGGTTGATCCTCGCGACGCACCCGCAAGGCCCGCACGCCGCCGAAGGGGCGAACAAATGGCTCCGGTTCGGGGCCGGCCCGCGCGGCGCTCAGGCCTTGGTGCTCGGCGCGAAAGTGAAGGCGCTCTTAAACGAGCGTTTCAACGTCAGCTACGACGATCTACGCAGCGTCGTGCTGCCCGCGCTGCGGCATCGTATCTTGCTCAACTTCGAAGCGCAGGCCGAGAACGTAGAGCCGGACGCGGTGTTGAAGGAACTCTTGGAGAAGGTGCCGCGGCAGAAGGAGGCGTGA
- a CDS encoding VWA domain-containing protein, whose protein sequence is MDPSTFHLEFDRPVYLWMAAALPLIWWFGRSTLTSLGRVRGTIAFLIRGVVWMLLVAACAEMQWVRTDDRLTVIYLLDRSLSVPEGQRRAMIEYVNRAIAEQRGDQDSVGVIAFGREARVESPPLDRKLRLGETLEATVDPQYSNIAEAFSLAQAAFPEDAAQRIVVVTDGNANLGDVYAEARSAVDQGIGVDVVPITYRTGGDILVEKVSLPAIARRGEPFQVQVLLNNTASPDADAKAIGGSVELLRRHGDDVTVLSKEHVELAPGKRSLTIRQTLEDADFYVYEARFTPDDPQVDAQVLNNKSLNFTQVEGAGRVLLIEDFQRRGRHERLVEALRREKLEVVTMPTNRLFASPAELIGFDTVILADVARTSGDGADDVVNFSDEQIRMLQANVQEMGCGFVMLGGSNSFGAGGWANTPLEEMMPVDFQIKNVEVVPSGALMLVLDSSGSMSGEKLEMCKTAAVAAVKVLGAKDYAGVVSFDSEAHWIVPMHQFKSVGDVIRRMDRLSAGGGTNMRPGMEAGYEAIQGVPAAVKHVIVLTDGQTAGQDYEQLAANMRKQGITTSCVALGADSATTLLDGIARAGGGKFYLVNHPRTIPRIFMKEAMRIARPLIFEKKEGFAVQRESAGHEVLRGIDGPLPPLTGFVLTRTKRSPLVQTLITNPSFAAEGSGTIAGTWTYGLGRTAVWTTDCGKSWATQWATWPEFDRLLTGLVRWTMRPPTAGGRYAVHADAQDGQGRIVVTAVDEQGEYLNLLDPQGSVIGPDLKPRPIQLEQVAPGRYSAAFDTDEIGSYFVVVRPGAGRPTLRTGVNVSYSPELRDREPNLSLLTSLAALKPKGGGPGMLATALSNGLTTTAAPLGVDFFRHDLAKASGRRDLWPALVLAAVLLFVADVFIRRVAFESRWLWIGFVWLQARVLRRTAPAAAQPHMERLKRRKEEIARQVNERRATAAAAPSANEPRVDPVRNVDSAPANQGTLGNRATPSASVPNATPNAAPAEDYTSRLLRAKRKVWTERRDGDPPPNSPPQPDEPTL, encoded by the coding sequence TTGGACCCCTCGACGTTTCATCTCGAATTCGATCGACCCGTCTACCTATGGATGGCCGCGGCGCTGCCGCTCATCTGGTGGTTCGGTCGAAGTACGCTCACGTCGCTTGGGCGCGTGCGCGGGACCATCGCGTTCCTCATCCGCGGCGTGGTCTGGATGTTGCTCGTCGCGGCTTGCGCCGAGATGCAATGGGTCCGCACGGATGATCGCCTGACCGTGATCTACTTGCTCGACCGCTCGCTGAGCGTGCCCGAGGGGCAGCGGCGGGCGATGATCGAATACGTGAACCGCGCGATCGCCGAGCAACGAGGAGACCAAGACTCGGTCGGAGTGATCGCGTTCGGGCGCGAGGCGCGGGTCGAATCGCCGCCGCTCGACCGCAAGCTCCGACTCGGCGAAACGCTCGAAGCCACGGTCGATCCACAATACTCGAACATCGCCGAAGCCTTCAGCCTCGCGCAAGCGGCCTTTCCGGAAGATGCGGCGCAGCGCATCGTCGTCGTCACGGACGGCAACGCCAACCTCGGCGATGTCTATGCCGAAGCGCGCAGCGCGGTCGATCAAGGAATCGGCGTCGATGTGGTGCCGATCACTTATCGAACCGGCGGGGATATCCTCGTCGAAAAGGTTTCGCTGCCGGCGATCGCGCGCCGCGGCGAGCCGTTTCAAGTGCAAGTCTTATTGAACAACACGGCCTCGCCCGACGCCGACGCCAAAGCCATCGGCGGCAGCGTCGAACTGCTCCGTCGCCACGGCGACGACGTGACGGTGCTCAGCAAAGAACACGTCGAGCTTGCGCCGGGCAAGCGCTCGCTGACGATTCGCCAAACGCTCGAAGACGCCGACTTCTACGTTTACGAAGCGCGATTCACGCCCGACGACCCGCAAGTCGACGCGCAGGTGCTCAACAACAAATCGCTGAACTTCACGCAGGTCGAAGGGGCCGGCCGGGTCTTATTGATCGAAGACTTTCAACGCCGCGGCCGACACGAACGCCTCGTCGAAGCGCTCCGGCGCGAGAAGCTCGAGGTGGTGACGATGCCGACGAACCGGCTCTTCGCTTCGCCGGCCGAGTTGATCGGCTTCGACACCGTGATCCTCGCCGACGTTGCGCGTACCAGCGGCGACGGAGCGGACGACGTCGTCAACTTCTCCGACGAGCAGATCCGCATGCTCCAAGCCAACGTCCAAGAAATGGGCTGCGGGTTCGTGATGCTCGGCGGATCGAATTCGTTCGGCGCAGGGGGTTGGGCGAATACGCCGCTCGAAGAAATGATGCCGGTCGACTTCCAGATCAAGAACGTCGAGGTGGTGCCGAGCGGGGCGCTAATGCTCGTGCTGGATAGCTCCGGCTCGATGTCGGGCGAGAAATTGGAGATGTGTAAGACCGCGGCGGTCGCGGCGGTGAAAGTGCTCGGAGCGAAAGACTATGCGGGGGTCGTGTCGTTCGACTCCGAGGCGCATTGGATCGTGCCGATGCATCAATTCAAATCGGTCGGCGACGTGATCCGCAGAATGGACCGACTCTCGGCCGGCGGCGGTACGAACATGCGCCCCGGCATGGAAGCGGGCTACGAAGCGATTCAAGGAGTGCCGGCCGCGGTGAAGCATGTCATCGTGCTGACCGACGGACAAACCGCGGGCCAAGACTATGAACAACTCGCCGCGAATATGCGCAAGCAAGGGATCACGACCAGCTGCGTGGCGCTAGGGGCCGACTCCGCGACGACGCTCCTCGACGGCATCGCCCGCGCAGGAGGGGGCAAGTTCTATCTGGTGAACCATCCGCGCACGATCCCGCGCATCTTCATGAAGGAAGCGATGCGCATCGCACGACCGTTGATCTTCGAAAAGAAAGAGGGCTTCGCCGTGCAACGGGAATCGGCCGGGCACGAGGTGCTGCGCGGCATCGACGGCCCGTTGCCGCCGCTGACCGGCTTCGTACTGACGCGCACCAAGCGCAGCCCGCTGGTGCAGACGTTGATTACGAATCCTTCGTTCGCGGCCGAAGGGTCCGGAACCATTGCCGGAACTTGGACGTACGGGCTCGGCCGAACCGCCGTCTGGACGACCGACTGCGGCAAGTCTTGGGCCACGCAATGGGCAACGTGGCCGGAGTTCGATCGACTCCTCACCGGGCTCGTCCGTTGGACGATGCGACCTCCGACGGCCGGCGGGCGTTATGCCGTTCACGCCGACGCGCAAGACGGCCAAGGGCGCATCGTCGTCACGGCGGTCGACGAGCAAGGGGAGTATCTCAACTTGCTTGATCCGCAAGGTTCGGTGATCGGCCCCGACTTGAAACCGAGGCCGATCCAGCTCGAACAAGTCGCGCCGGGGCGCTACTCGGCCGCCTTCGATACGGACGAGATCGGGAGCTACTTCGTCGTCGTGCGACCGGGAGCGGGAAGGCCGACGTTGCGCACGGGCGTGAATGTTTCCTACTCGCCCGAGCTGCGCGACCGCGAGCCGAACCTCTCCCTGCTGACGAGCCTGGCGGCGCTGAAGCCGAAGGGTGGGGGCCCGGGCATGCTCGCGACGGCCCTCTCGAACGGGCTTACGACGACGGCCGCGCCGCTGGGGGTCGACTTCTTTCGGCATGATCTGGCGAAGGCATCCGGCCGGCGCGACCTATGGCCGGCGCTGGTGCTCGCGGCGGTGCTGCTGTTCGTCGCCGATGTGTTCATTCGCCGGGTCGCCTTCGAGAGCCGCTGGCTTTGGATCGGCTTCGTGTGGCTGCAAGCGCGCGTGCTGCGGCGCACGGCGCCGGCCGCGGCGCAACCGCACATGGAACGCTTGAAGCGCCGCAAGGAAGAGATCGCGCGGCAGGTAAACGAGCGCCGCGCGACGGCCGCCGCAGCACCCTCGGCGAACGAGCCACGCGTAGATCCCGTGCGCAACGTCGATTCTGCGCCGGCGAATCAGGGGACACTTGGGAACCGTGCGACCCCTTCGGCCTCGGTTCCGAATGCGACGCCGAATGCGGCTCCGGCCGAAGACTACACCTCGCGATTGCTGAGGGCGAAGCGTAAAGTATGGACCGAGCGCCGAGACGGCGATCCGCCTCCAAACTCGCCGCCGCAACCCGACGAACCGACACTCTAG
- a CDS encoding methyltransferase has product MNHHNVAALSRMISGYAVSQVVYATAKLGIAELLSAGPRHVDDLAAATKTRPELLFRMLRAAASIGLFTEDDTERNERVFSLAPLGELLRPDVENSQLAFALMMGEEHYYVYGRLLETLRTGENAFEQLYGMPIFQFLSEHPDKGRTFDSAMTSIHGRETAAVLDAYDFSGIGVLADVGGGNGSKLIAILQRHPSLRGILYDLPQVVERAAPRIAAAGLSDRCRLVSGDFFQDVPAGADAYLMRHIIHDWDDEKSLTILRNCHRAMQPGGKLLLVESVIPAGNEPFGAKFLDLTMMLIPGGLERTERQFHELYAQAGFELTRIVATQTEISVLEGIKK; this is encoded by the coding sequence ATGAACCATCACAACGTCGCCGCGCTCAGCAGGATGATTTCCGGTTATGCCGTGTCGCAGGTCGTTTACGCGACGGCCAAGCTCGGCATCGCCGAGTTGCTCAGCGCGGGCCCTCGCCACGTCGACGATCTTGCCGCCGCCACGAAAACGCGACCGGAGCTGCTGTTCCGTATGTTGCGCGCGGCAGCGAGCATAGGCCTGTTTACGGAAGATGACACGGAAAGAAACGAACGCGTGTTTTCTCTCGCGCCGTTAGGCGAGTTGCTTCGTCCCGATGTCGAAAACTCACAACTGGCCTTCGCGCTGATGATGGGCGAGGAACACTATTACGTTTACGGACGATTGTTGGAAACATTACGAACGGGAGAGAACGCCTTCGAGCAGCTCTACGGAATGCCGATCTTTCAGTTCCTTTCCGAACATCCCGACAAGGGCCGCACGTTCGATAGCGCGATGACGTCGATCCACGGTCGAGAAACGGCCGCGGTGCTCGACGCTTACGACTTCTCCGGCATCGGCGTCTTGGCCGACGTCGGCGGCGGCAACGGCTCGAAACTCATCGCCATATTACAACGCCATCCGTCGCTGCGAGGAATTCTTTACGATCTACCGCAAGTCGTCGAACGGGCCGCTCCGCGCATCGCCGCGGCGGGGCTTAGCGATCGCTGTCGGCTCGTCAGCGGCGACTTCTTCCAAGACGTTCCGGCCGGTGCCGATGCGTATCTGATGCGGCATATCATTCACGATTGGGACGACGAAAAATCCCTCACGATCCTCCGCAATTGCCATCGCGCGATGCAGCCGGGAGGCAAGTTGTTGCTGGTCGAAAGCGTGATCCCAGCGGGCAACGAACCTTTCGGCGCGAAGTTCCTCGACCTGACGATGATGCTCATTCCCGGCGGCCTCGAACGGACCGAGCGGCAATTTCACGAACTGTACGCACAAGCCGGCTTCGAGCTCACGCGCATCGTGGCGACGCAAACGGAAATCTCGGTTCTCGAAGGGATCAAGAAATAA